In Candidatus Delongbacteria bacterium, one genomic interval encodes:
- a CDS encoding sigma-54-dependent Fis family transcriptional regulator, giving the protein MMTHSDSSPDTHDPSLEDDGLRGRVLMIDDDPSICEAIRSLLSPYAIRFRSCLDLAHGHRECTEWKPDALILDLDFRGQQESGLDLLARLRAEGLDVPVLIFTSEVSVQNFQQAIRHGIFNFLAKPIRRNPFLIALRGALENQRLKRERIFRPTDDPVLGISSPMLELKARLRNIAPWESPVLITGESGTGKELVCRELQRLGPRADKPFRVLNCASLRAETIRDELFGHERGAFTGADHKRPGMADEADGGMLFLDEIGLLPIETQGVLLRFLQEGEIHALGSNQVRRVDVQVIAATNEDLRARVQEGEFRQDLYERISILQLHCPPLRERGRDIRLLAEAFLYQELSKRSLPFRPISEDVLQFLETRLWPGNVRQLHNTVLNLIVHYYHQEGQMGSPAELMALIPALSQSNDHTASSLVSVDPLSVLVPDIMPYIEAKRVFTRAYFHKAVDALNGNITAAAKALDVNPSTIHRAFMNY; this is encoded by the coding sequence ATGATGACCCACTCCGACTCCAGCCCGGATACGCACGACCCATCGCTGGAAGATGATGGTCTGCGTGGCCGAGTGCTGATGATCGATGACGACCCCAGCATCTGTGAGGCGATTCGAAGCCTGCTGTCACCGTACGCCATCCGCTTTCGATCCTGCCTGGATCTGGCGCACGGACATCGGGAATGTACGGAGTGGAAGCCCGATGCCCTGATCCTGGATCTGGACTTCAGGGGCCAGCAGGAAAGTGGTCTGGATCTGCTGGCACGCTTGCGTGCTGAAGGGCTGGATGTGCCGGTGCTGATTTTCACCAGTGAAGTCAGCGTACAGAACTTCCAGCAGGCGATCCGCCACGGCATCTTCAATTTTCTGGCCAAACCGATCCGTCGCAATCCTTTTCTCATTGCCTTGCGCGGTGCGCTTGAGAATCAGCGACTCAAGCGGGAGCGCATCTTCCGGCCAACGGATGATCCAGTGTTGGGCATCAGTTCTCCAATGCTGGAACTGAAAGCCCGGCTGCGCAACATCGCGCCCTGGGAGAGTCCGGTGCTGATCACGGGGGAAAGCGGGACCGGCAAGGAACTTGTCTGTCGTGAGCTGCAGCGTCTGGGGCCTCGCGCAGACAAGCCATTCCGGGTCTTGAACTGCGCAAGCCTGCGCGCCGAAACCATTCGCGACGAACTCTTCGGCCACGAGCGCGGAGCCTTCACGGGAGCCGATCACAAACGGCCCGGGATGGCTGACGAAGCCGATGGGGGCATGCTCTTCCTGGACGAGATCGGCCTTCTTCCCATCGAGACCCAGGGGGTATTGCTGCGCTTTCTTCAGGAGGGTGAGATCCATGCCCTGGGCAGCAACCAGGTGAGGCGTGTGGATGTACAGGTGATCGCCGCCACCAACGAGGACCTGAGGGCCCGCGTGCAGGAAGGTGAATTCCGCCAGGACCTGTATGAGCGTATCTCGATCCTGCAGCTCCACTGCCCTCCTTTGCGTGAGCGCGGGCGTGACATCCGCCTGCTCGCCGAGGCTTTCCTGTATCAGGAACTGAGCAAGCGCAGCCTGCCCTTCCGTCCGATCAGTGAAGATGTGCTCCAGTTCCTAGAAACACGTCTATGGCCTGGCAATGTGCGCCAGTTGCACAACACCGTGCTCAATCTGATCGTGCACTACTATCACCAGGAAGGCCAGATGGGAAGCCCGGCTGAACTGATGGCCTTGATCCCGGCGCTTTCACAATCAAACGATCACACTGCATCCTCGCTTGTATCAGTTGATCCTCTGTCGGTATTGGTTCCGGACATAATGCCGTACATCGAGGCGAAGCGCGTGTTCACTCGCGCCTACTTCCACAAGGCTGTGGATGCATTGAATGGAAACATAACGGCGGCAGCGAAAGCTCTGGACGTGAACCCTTCGACAATCCATAGAGCATTCATGAACTATTGA
- a CDS encoding SUMF1/EgtB/PvdO family nonheme iron enzyme: protein MTQMFPVLSIVLTLACGAQALDTPQLSLGAVSDGVNTQVQLSWTPVEGASYYQVRGRTTYAGTDSLLTTTTATNWELTLPTGWDWQSQVSVLGFYSVTAISHDPESLMVMIPAGEFMMGQEDVATPEHSVALTHDFLLGRTEVTNIQYLEALNWAMEQGLVSVVGDYVQQYNENLLRIDQSGVDSYEIRYNPSSQQFYLNAGTYSAGGGWGPGFAYPTSYESANHPVKFVSWYGAACYCDWLSQMNGLPPYYNGAWNQIPIPNDPYLVTGYRLPTEAEWEYAAQYNEEREYPWGSDLPSCELANFANSDYCVGWTSPVGTHPAGASFLGLQDMAGNVIEWCNDWVSDYSSVAQTNPAGPSGGTYRVRHGGSWFNGANYLPSARRDNTAVPSYGANNLGFRVSRLNSPQAMVMIPAGEFMMGQEDVATPEHSVALTHDFLLGRTEVTNIQYLEALNWAMEQGLVSVVGDYVQQYNENLLRIDQSGVDSYEIRYNPSSQQFYLNAGTYSAGGGWGPGFAYPTSYESANHPVKFVSWYGAACYCDWLSQMNGLPPYYNGAWNQIPIPNDPYLVTGYRLPTEAEWEYAAQHDDERAYPWGSAIPTCELANYNPLPHCLGWTCPVGSHPSGANALGLQDLAGNVWEWCNDWSASYSSNAQVNPAGPVTGSTRVIRGGSWDGGDVYLACAKRNSTAPSDINRRYGFRLCKSEPYLGSGLAAYFPFSGSAMDESGNGINGLVQGAVLVADRFGSPVSAMQFLDSTSVISMPTSPALDAITEAVSISFWIRRSGSSLAESFPVVKRTPSENGIHFLCGIKPDGRGLSFNFSVPSGSPAPAYGSFHTVNQYARINDGQWHHIVVSHDYTSRSNSRFWIDGEETVVVWSLVPSILPAVSSGSALQMGQQPGSFPGPFNGILDDVRIYRRLLTTTDVEQLFTVGGWQSSN, encoded by the coding sequence ATGACACAAATGTTTCCAGTACTCTCTATTGTTTTGACCCTCGCTTGCGGTGCGCAAGCCCTCGACACTCCGCAGTTGTCGCTTGGTGCAGTGAGTGATGGCGTCAACACACAGGTGCAGCTGAGCTGGACGCCGGTGGAGGGTGCCAGCTACTACCAGGTTCGTGGGCGGACAACCTACGCGGGCACTGATTCACTGCTGACGACTACTACTGCAACAAACTGGGAGCTGACATTGCCAACAGGGTGGGACTGGCAGTCCCAGGTTTCAGTCTTGGGCTTCTACTCGGTGACAGCAATCAGCCATGATCCTGAATCCCTGATGGTCATGATCCCGGCCGGCGAGTTCATGATGGGCCAAGAAGACGTGGCCACGCCTGAGCACTCTGTTGCGCTGACTCACGATTTCCTTCTGGGACGCACGGAAGTCACAAACATTCAATATCTGGAGGCCTTGAACTGGGCAATGGAACAAGGTCTGGTATCGGTGGTTGGGGATTATGTGCAACAGTACAATGAGAACCTCCTGCGGATCGACCAAAGCGGAGTTGATAGCTACGAGATTCGCTACAATCCAAGTTCACAGCAGTTCTATTTGAATGCGGGAACTTACAGCGCGGGTGGGGGATGGGGGCCCGGCTTTGCCTATCCCACAAGCTATGAGTCGGCGAACCACCCCGTCAAGTTTGTGTCCTGGTACGGAGCTGCGTGTTACTGCGACTGGCTGAGTCAGATGAACGGATTGCCCCCCTACTATAACGGTGCTTGGAACCAGATTCCCATTCCCAATGATCCATATCTGGTGACTGGTTATCGCTTGCCGACAGAAGCAGAGTGGGAGTATGCTGCTCAATACAATGAGGAGCGGGAATACCCTTGGGGTTCCGACCTTCCCTCCTGTGAGCTGGCTAATTTTGCCAACAGCGATTACTGTGTGGGCTGGACCAGTCCGGTTGGCACACATCCCGCAGGTGCCAGCTTTCTTGGCCTGCAGGACATGGCGGGGAATGTGATCGAGTGGTGCAATGACTGGGTATCGGACTACAGCAGTGTCGCACAAACAAACCCAGCTGGTCCGAGTGGAGGCACTTATCGCGTCAGGCATGGAGGCAGCTGGTTCAACGGTGCTAACTACTTACCAAGCGCACGTCGCGACAACACAGCTGTTCCTTCATACGGCGCAAACAATCTGGGTTTCCGAGTTAGCAGGCTGAATTCCCCACAAGCAATGGTCATGATCCCGGCCGGCGAGTTCATGATGGGCCAAGAAGACGTGGCCACGCCTGAGCACTCTGTTGCGCTGACTCACGATTTCCTTCTGGGACGCACGGAAGTCACAAACATTCAATATCTGGAGGCCTTGAACTGGGCAATGGAACAAGGTCTGGTATCGGTGGTTGGGGATTATGTGCAACAGTACAATGAGAACCTCCTGCGCATCGACCAAAGCGGAGTTGATAGCTACGAGATCCGCTACAATCCAAGTTCACAGCAGTTCTACTTGAATGCGGGAACTTACAGCGCGGGTGGGGGGTGGGGGCCCGGCTTTGCCTATCCCACAAGCTATGAGTCGGCGAACCACCCCGTCAAGTTTGTGTCTTGGTACGGAGCTGCGTGTTACTGCGACTGGCTGAGTCAGATGAACGGATTGCCCCCCTACTATAACGGTGCTTGGAACCAGATTCCCATTCCCAATGATCCATATCTGGTGACTGGTTATCGCTTGCCGACAGAAGCAGAGTGGGAGTATGCTGCTCAACACGATGACGAGCGTGCCTATCCCTGGGGCTCTGCCATCCCAACATGTGAATTGGCAAACTACAATCCACTCCCCCATTGTCTGGGCTGGACCTGTCCGGTAGGGAGTCACCCCAGCGGCGCCAATGCTCTGGGTCTGCAGGACTTGGCGGGTAATGTTTGGGAGTGGTGCAACGATTGGTCCGCTAGTTACAGCAGCAACGCTCAAGTAAACCCCGCAGGACCTGTTACCGGCTCAACACGTGTAATTCGTGGAGGCAGCTGGGATGGTGGCGATGTATACCTTGCTTGTGCCAAGCGCAACAGTACTGCACCATCTGACATCAATCGCCGATATGGATTCCGTCTCTGCAAGTCCGAGCCATATTTGGGGAGTGGATTGGCAGCTTACTTTCCATTCAGTGGATCAGCAATGGATGAGAGTGGGAATGGAATTAATGGACTGGTGCAAGGGGCGGTGTTAGTTGCTGATCGGTTCGGTTCACCTGTGTCCGCGATGCAGTTTCTTGACAGCACAAGCGTGATAAGCATGCCGACCTCGCCGGCGCTGGATGCGATCACGGAAGCTGTTTCGATCTCCTTCTGGATTCGTCGCAGTGGTTCCTCCTTGGCGGAAAGCTTCCCAGTCGTGAAACGGACTCCGAGCGAAAATGGGATCCATTTCCTTTGCGGGATCAAGCCGGACGGGCGAGGACTGAGTTTCAATTTCTCGGTTCCTTCGGGCTCTCCTGCTCCGGCCTATGGCTCCTTCCATACTGTGAACCAGTATGCGCGAATCAATGACGGGCAATGGCACCACATCGTGGTAAGCCACGACTACACCAGTCGGAGCAATTCTCGATTCTGGATCGATGGCGAGGAAACAGTCGTCGTCTGGTCATTGGTTCCAAGTATCTTGCCTGCTGTCTCGTCTGGGTCCGCATTGCAAATGGGCCAGCAACCGGGTTCCTTCCCAGGTCCGTTCAACGGAATCTTGGACGATGTTCGAATCTATCGCAGGCTGCTGACAACGACAGACGTGGAGCAGTTGTTCACCGTTGGAGGATGGCAATCATCGAACTAA
- a CDS encoding SUMF1/EgtB/PvdO family nonheme iron enzyme, producing the protein MNQPELLQSIGLVFFLFGQCHATTSIQEIDSLEIGVARSRAQYERVLTDPGASGIRAGDSETLVLDDRILTAVGIGSGDREQATNFLSGPSVSTEFVTISGEVYQGWGTPIPGATVSFSGLGTIAISPTGQYSQQVPYGWSGTSSSSAHCMHMHPSGYSYTNLVADVPYQDFEGEDNPPYIVSGSALDENDSPIPGVRMSFPDSGVSVYTDDGGYFEQWLDCGWSGMCVPSRSGWTFTPSYSLITDLSGDQYLGDFIGQETGLEISGWVHDPSSAGLSDIEIEFSGLGSAHSGPSGAYTKTVPLGWTGIATPLAEGLNFNPVSRSYSNLGGNRTGEDYLAYTYEMQFSGTVLDSEGQPLVDVLLQFSGLGTTNSNEFGDYNMMVPYDWTGTVTPVRFGWSFDPPLRSYTGLAVDVYEQDFSGSVQQYSLSGMIQDEQGNGVPDVGINVSGIGVMQSDAGGCFSILVEHGWSGTLTPAKEDWEFVPASRAYYQMLSNQTGQNFEAQGSLLHEPVVLTIRVLPESEPATVQLCWNPIPNATRYHVYGRTRLEASDSLLAMIPDTSFTLDLAEGWGPEASNGIGIFHVVAGHSTRPVGLSFPAGSFMMGQEGWEYPIPQVTLTHDLLLGRTEVTNQEYLEALQWAFEHSDLTGVSVTANTVQAYGVELLDLDAIDYCEIAFDSGTQQFALVARTFSTCCSGPGFAYPGGGYDPGPHPVKEVSWYGAACYCDWRSMMEGLPPYYNGQWNQTPSLNNPYMAAGYRLPTEAEWEYSAVWEEAMYGFDEREYPWGPESPDCSRANHWTNAGCVGWTVPVGSDPAGDSAAGLQDMAGNVYEWCNDWHADYSAGTISDPQGPESGYFRVLRGGAWVSDHSELRCSSRFLAPPAHMDFFIGFRLCRTLE; encoded by the coding sequence ATGAACCAACCCGAACTGCTTCAGTCGATTGGCTTGGTGTTTTTCCTGTTTGGCCAGTGCCACGCCACCACAAGCATCCAGGAAATCGACAGCCTAGAGATTGGAGTGGCCAGAAGCCGAGCTCAGTACGAAAGAGTATTGACGGATCCGGGAGCTTCCGGGATCCGTGCGGGGGACTCAGAAACTCTTGTGCTGGATGATCGAATCCTCACCGCAGTTGGGATTGGCAGCGGTGACCGGGAGCAGGCGACAAACTTCCTGAGTGGACCTTCGGTCAGTACGGAATTTGTCACAATTTCCGGGGAGGTCTATCAAGGTTGGGGAACACCGATTCCCGGTGCGACGGTCAGCTTTTCTGGGCTCGGTACCATCGCCATCAGCCCAACAGGCCAGTACTCCCAGCAGGTTCCGTATGGATGGTCCGGAACCTCGAGCTCGTCGGCACACTGCATGCACATGCATCCATCCGGCTACTCCTACACGAATCTTGTCGCAGATGTACCCTACCAGGATTTCGAGGGAGAAGACAACCCACCTTACATTGTCAGCGGATCCGCCCTCGATGAAAATGACAGTCCCATTCCCGGCGTTCGGATGAGTTTCCCGGACTCCGGTGTGTCGGTGTATACGGATGATGGAGGATACTTCGAACAGTGGCTGGATTGCGGCTGGTCTGGCATGTGTGTACCAAGCCGGTCAGGATGGACATTCACGCCTTCGTACAGTCTGATAACGGATCTCAGCGGCGATCAGTACCTCGGAGACTTCATTGGTCAAGAAACGGGTTTGGAGATTTCAGGATGGGTACATGATCCTTCCTCGGCGGGTCTTTCGGATATTGAGATCGAGTTCAGCGGACTGGGCAGCGCGCATTCAGGTCCAAGCGGTGCGTACACGAAAACGGTTCCACTCGGCTGGACGGGGATTGCCACTCCCCTTGCTGAGGGATTGAATTTCAACCCCGTGAGCCGGAGCTATAGCAACCTGGGGGGCAATCGGACTGGCGAAGATTACTTGGCGTACACTTACGAAATGCAGTTTTCGGGTACGGTCCTCGACTCGGAAGGTCAACCCCTCGTAGATGTACTCTTGCAGTTCAGTGGTCTGGGCACCACGAACAGCAACGAATTCGGTGACTACAACATGATGGTGCCATATGATTGGACCGGGACGGTCACTCCGGTCAGGTTCGGCTGGAGTTTCGATCCGCCATTGCGCTCATACACTGGGCTAGCGGTAGATGTGTATGAACAGGATTTCTCGGGTTCAGTTCAGCAATACAGCCTTTCCGGTATGATTCAGGACGAACAAGGGAATGGTGTTCCGGATGTTGGGATCAATGTCAGTGGGATCGGAGTAATGCAATCGGATGCTGGTGGCTGTTTCTCGATCCTTGTAGAACACGGGTGGTCAGGAACCTTGACGCCTGCCAAAGAGGACTGGGAGTTTGTTCCGGCCAGCCGGGCGTATTACCAGATGTTATCAAATCAGACCGGACAGAATTTCGAAGCACAAGGTTCACTGCTTCACGAGCCGGTTGTGCTTACGATCAGGGTCTTGCCTGAGTCCGAGCCTGCAACGGTTCAACTCTGCTGGAACCCAATCCCCAATGCTACTCGATATCATGTATACGGGCGAACCCGGCTCGAAGCATCGGACTCGCTGTTGGCGATGATTCCTGATACGAGTTTCACATTGGATCTTGCTGAAGGTTGGGGACCAGAGGCGTCCAATGGAATCGGCATTTTCCATGTTGTTGCCGGTCATTCAACCAGACCTGTCGGTTTGAGTTTCCCCGCAGGCAGTTTCATGATGGGCCAGGAAGGCTGGGAGTACCCTATTCCTCAGGTAACCCTGACTCACGACTTGCTGCTGGGTCGCACCGAGGTCACCAACCAGGAGTACCTGGAAGCCTTGCAGTGGGCCTTCGAGCACTCTGATCTGACAGGCGTCAGTGTGACAGCGAATACGGTGCAGGCCTACGGGGTGGAACTACTCGACCTCGACGCAATCGACTATTGCGAGATCGCCTTTGACAGTGGTACTCAGCAGTTCGCCCTGGTGGCGCGAACCTTCAGCACATGCTGCTCGGGTCCAGGCTTTGCCTATCCCGGGGGGGGGTACGACCCCGGACCTCACCCCGTGAAGGAAGTCTCGTGGTACGGGGCAGCTTGTTACTGCGACTGGCGCAGCATGATGGAAGGGCTGCCTCCGTACTACAACGGGCAGTGGAACCAGACGCCGAGTCTCAACAACCCCTACATGGCAGCGGGCTACCGGCTTCCAACGGAAGCCGAGTGGGAGTACTCGGCAGTGTGGGAGGAGGCCATGTACGGGTTCGACGAGCGTGAGTATCCGTGGGGGCCGGAGTCACCGGACTGCAGCCGCGCGAATCACTGGACGAACGCTGGCTGCGTCGGGTGGACCGTCCCCGTGGGCAGTGATCCGGCAGGAGACAGCGCGGCAGGACTGCAGGACATGGCGGGAAATGTGTACGAGTGGTGCAATGACTGGCACGCGGACTACAGTGCAGGGACGATATCGGATCCGCAGGGCCCGGAAAGCGGCTACTTCCGTGTCCTCCGGGGCGGGGCCTGGGTCAGCGACCATAGCGAACTCCGTTGCTCCTCGCGCTTTCTCGCCCCCCCCGCGCACATGGACTTCTTCATCGGCTTCCGTCTCTGCAGGACTCTCGAGTAA
- a CDS encoding HRDC domain-containing protein — MPVRIFTLPFDTQRELFQEDELNRFCLSRQVTQKRAEFFSWRCKAWWTVRLEVEEAERKVILPESLDEEQTARFKRLREWRFAEAERKGLPAYVIATNRELEELARRRPQSLEAMRSIHGSGKAKLQRYGPALL; from the coding sequence ATGCCGGTACGCATCTTCACCCTGCCCTTCGACACCCAGCGAGAGCTGTTTCAGGAAGACGAGCTCAACCGCTTCTGCCTGAGCCGACAGGTGACGCAGAAGCGCGCGGAGTTCTTCAGCTGGCGGTGCAAGGCCTGGTGGACAGTCCGGCTGGAGGTCGAAGAGGCCGAGCGCAAGGTGATCCTGCCTGAGAGCCTTGACGAGGAGCAGACCGCGCGCTTCAAGCGCCTGCGCGAATGGCGCTTCGCCGAGGCCGAGCGCAAGGGGTTGCCGGCCTATGTGATCGCCACCAACCGCGAGCTGGAGGAACTGGCCCGGAGGCGGCCCCAGTCGCTGGAGGCGATGCGCTCGATCCACGGCAGCGGCAAGGCCAAGCTGCAGCGCTATGGGCCGGCGCTGCTCTAG
- the avd gene encoding diversity-generating retroelement protein Avd, with amino-acid sequence MSSELPLFEHWNRLLDWLLDRLERFPKDARFTLAQRMANLALDALEAVIEATYTKNRLPILQRLNLILEKLPVLVRLAHHRRYLSDAQYEFAARELLKAGRMAGGWLKHAAS; translated from the coding sequence ATGAGCTCTGAGCTGCCACTCTTCGAGCACTGGAACCGTCTCCTCGACTGGCTACTCGACCGGCTCGAGCGCTTCCCCAAAGACGCGCGATTCACCCTGGCCCAGCGCATGGCCAATCTGGCACTGGACGCGCTGGAGGCGGTGATCGAGGCGACCTATACCAAGAATCGGCTGCCCATCCTGCAGCGACTGAACCTGATCCTCGAAAAGCTGCCCGTGCTGGTGCGGCTGGCCCATCACCGGCGCTATCTGAGCGACGCGCAGTATGAGTTTGCGGCCCGCGAATTGCTGAAAGCCGGGCGCATGGCGGGAGGCTGGCTCAAGCATGCCGCCAGTTGA